The following are encoded in a window of Pongo abelii isolate AG06213 chromosome 16, NHGRI_mPonAbe1-v2.0_pri, whole genome shotgun sequence genomic DNA:
- the LOC100434832 gene encoding LOW QUALITY PROTEIN: stereocilin-like (The sequence of the model RefSeq protein was modified relative to this genomic sequence to represent the inferred CDS: inserted 1 base in 1 codon; substituted 5 bases at 5 genomic stop codons): protein MALSLWPLLLLLLLLSLSFAVTVAPTGPHSLDPGLSFLKSLLSTLDQAPQGSLSRSRFSTFLANISSSFEPGRMGEGPVGEPPPLQPPALRLHDFLVTLRGSPDWEPMLGLLGDMLALLGQEQTPRDFLVHQAGVLGGLVEVLLGALVPGGPPTPTRPPCTRDGPSDCVLAADWLPSLLLLLEGTRWQALVQVQPSVDPTNATGLDGREAAPHFLQGLLGLLTPTGELGSEEALWGGLLRTVGAPLYAAFQERLRRVTHSLQDEVFSILGQPEPDANGQCRGGNLQQLLLWGVRHNLSWDVQALGFLSGSPPPPPALLHCLSTGVPLPRASQPSAHISPRQRRAITMEALCENHSGPAPPYSISNFSIHLLCQHTKPATPQPPPSTTAICQTAVWYAVSWAPGAQGWLQACHDQFPDEFLDAICSNLSFSALSGSNRRLVKRLCAGLLPPPTSCPEGLPPVPVTPGIFWGCFLENETLWAERLCGEASLQAVPPSNQTWVQHVCQGPTPDVTASPPCHIGLCGERCPDGNSFLVMVCANDTMYEVLVPFWPWLAGQCRISHGGNDTCFLEGLLGPLLPSLPPLEPSPLCLTPGPFLLGMLSQLPRCWSSVPALAHHTRLHYLLHLLTFLLGPGAXGAEAQGMLGRALLLSSLPDNCSFWDAFRPEGRHSVLRTIGEYLEQEEEQPTPSGFEPTVNPSSGISKMELLACFSPVLWDLLQREKSIWALXILVQAYLHMPPENLQQLVLSAEREAAQGFLTLMLQGKLQVPPSEEQTLGRLTALLLQRYPHLTSQLFIDLSSLIPFLAVSYLMCFPPSLIAIDSVLAAIRDYSPGMRPEQKEALAKXLLAPELFGEVPAXPQELLWAVLPLLPHLPLENFLQLSPHRIQALEDSWPAAGPGPGHVCHVLRSLANQSVQDGEEQVRSLGPLACFLSPEELQSLVRLSDPTEPVERELLECAANGTLSPEGRVAYELLGVLCSSGGVVLSPRELRVWAPLFPQLGLHFLQELSEPQLRAMLPVLQGTSVTPAQAVLLLRSLLPRHDLSLEELCSLHLLLPGLSPQTLQAIPRRVLVGACSCLAPELSRLSACQTAALLQTFRVKDGVKNMDTTGAGPAVCIPGQPIPTTWPDCLLPLLPLKLLQLDSSALLANRRRYWELPWSEQQAQFLWKKMQVPTNLTLRNLQALGTLAGGMSCEFLQQINSMVDFLEVVHMIYQLPTRVRGSLRACIWAELQRRMAMPEPEWTTLGPELNGLDSKLLLDLPIQLMDRLSNESIMLVVELVHRAPEQLLALTPLHQAALAERALQNLAPKETPVSGEVLETLGPLVGFLGIESTRQIPLQILLSHLSQLQGFCLGETFATELGWLLLXESVLGKPELWSQDEVEQAGRLVFTLSTEAISLIPREALGPETLERLLEKQQSWEQSRVGQLCRGPQLAAKKAALVAGVVRPAAEDLPEPVPSCADVXGTFPAAWSATQIAEMELSDFEDCLTLFAGDPGLGPEELRAAMGKAKQLWGPPRGFRLEQILQLGRLLIGLGDRELQELILVDWGVLSTLGQIDGWSSTQLRIVVSSFLRQSGRHVSHLDFIHLTALGYTLCGLRPEELQHISSWEFSQAALFLGTLHLQCSEEQLEVLAHLLVLPGGFGPVSNWGPEIFTEIGTIAAGIPDLALSALLQGQIQDVTPLAISVIPPPNFAVVFSPTQLSSLTNAQAVAVTPEQMAFLSPEQRRAVAWAQHEGKESPEQQGRSTAWGLQDWSRPSWSLVLTISFLGHLL from the exons ATGGCTCTGAGCCTCtggcccctgctgctgctgctgctgctgctgtcgcTGTCCTTTGCAG TGACTGTGGCCCCTACTGGGCCTCATTCCCTGGACCCTGGTCTCTCCTTCCTGAAGTCATTGCTCTCCACTCTGGACCAGGCTCCGCAGGGCTCCCTGAGCCGCTCACGGTTCTCTACATTCCTGGCCaacatttcttcttcctttgagcctgggagaaTGGGGGAAGGACCAGTAGGAGAGCCCCCACCTCTCCAGCCGCCTGCTCTCCGGCTCCATGATTTTCTAGTGACACTGAGAGGCAGCCCCGACTGGGAGCCAATGCTAGGCCTGCTAGGGGATATGCTGGCACTGCTGGGACAGGAGCAGACTCCCCGAGATTTCCTGGTGCACCAGGCAGGGGTGCTGGGTGGACTTGTGGAGGTGCTGCTGGGCGCCTTAGTTCCTGGGGGCCCCCCTACCCCAACTCGGCCCCCGTGCACCCGTGATGGGCCCTCTGACTGTGTCCTGGCTGCTGACTGGTTGCCTTCTCTGCTGCTGTTGTTAGAGGGCACACGCTGGCAAGCTCTGGTGCAGGTGCAGCCCAGTGTGGACCCCACCAATGCCACAGGCCTCGATGGGAGGGAGGCAGCTCCTCACTTTTTGCAGGGTCTGTTGGGTTTGCTTACCCCAACAGGGGAGCTAGGCTCCGAGGAGGCTCTTTGGGGCGGTCTGCTACGCACAGTGGGGGCCCCCCTCTATGCTGCCTTTCAGGAGAGGCTGCGCCGTGTCACTCACTCCCTGCAGGATGAGGTCTTTTCCATTCTGGGGCAGCCAGAGCCTGATGCCAATGGGCAGTGCCGGGGAG GTAACCTTCAACAGCTGCTCTTATG GGGCGTCCGGCACAACCTTTCCTGGGATGTCCAGGCGCTGGGCTTTCTGTCTGgatcaccacccccaccccctgccctcctTCACTGCCTGAGCACGGGCGTGCCTCTGCCCAGAGCTTCTCAGCCCTCAGCCCACATCAGCCCACGCCAACGGCGAGCCATCACTATGGAGGCCCTCTGTGAGAACCACTCAGGCCCAGCACCACCCTACAGCATTTCCAACTTCTCCATCCACTTGCTCTGCCAGCACACCAAGCCTGCCACTCCACAGCCCCCTCCCAGCACCACTGCCATCTGCCAGACAGCTGTGTGGTATGCAGTGTCCTGGGCACCAGGTGCCCAAGGCTGGCTACAGGCCTGCCATGACCAGTTTCCTGATGAGTTTTTGGATGCGATCTGCAGTAACCTCTCCTTTTCAGCCCTGTCTGGCTCCAACCGCCGCCTGGTGAAGCGGCTCTGTGCTGGCCTGCTCCCACCCCCTACCAGCTGCCCTGAAGGCCTGCCCCCTGTTCCCGTCACCCCAGGCATCTTTTGGGGCTGCTTCTTGGAGAATGAGACTCTGTGGGCTGAGCGACTGTGTGGGGAGGCAAGTCTACAGGCTGTGCCCCCCAGCAACCAGACTTGGGTCCAGCATGTGTGCCAGGGTCCCACCCCAGATGTCACTGCCTCCCCACCGTGCCACATTGGACTCTGTGGGGAACGCTGCCCAGATGGGAACAGCTTCCTGGTGATGGTCTGTGCCAATGACACCATGTATGAGGTCCTGGTGCCCTTCTGGCCTTGGCTAGCAGGCCAATGCAGGATAAGTCATGGGGGCAATGACACTTGCTTCCTAGAAGGGCTGCTGGGCCCCCTTCTGCCGTCTCTGCCACCACTGGAACCATCCCCACTCTGTCTGacccctggccccttcctccttgGCATGCTATCCCAGTTGCCACGCTGTTGGTCCTCTGTCCCAGCGCTTGCTCACCACACACGCCTACACTATCTCCTCCATCTGCTGACCTTCCTCTTGGGTCCAGGGG GGGGCGCTGAGGCCCAGGGGATGCTGGGTCGGGCCCTACTGCTCTCCAGTCTCCCAGACAACTGCTCCTTCTGGGATGCCTTTCGCCCAGAGGGCCGGCACAGTGTGCTACGCACGATTGGGGAATACCTGGAACAAGAGGAGGAGCAGCCAACCCCATCAGGCTTTGAACCCACTGTCAACCCCAGCTCTGGTATAAGCAAGATGGAGCTGCTGGCCTGCTTTAGT CCTGTGCTGTGGGATCTGCTCCAGAGGGAGAAGAGTATTTGGGCCCTGTAGATTCTAGTGCAG GCGTACCTGCATATGCCCCCAGAAAACCTCCAGCAGCTGGTGCTTTCAGCAGAGAGGGAGGCTGCACAGGGCTTCCTGACACTTATGCTGCAGGGTAAGCTGCAG GTACCACCATCCGAGGAGCAGACCCTGGGTCGCCTGACAGCCCTGCTGCTCCAGCGGTACCCACACCTCACCTCCCAGCTCTTCATTGACCTGTCATCACTCATCCCTTTCTTGGCTGTCTCTTACCTGATGTGCTTCCCACCATCCCTGATAGCCATCGACAGTGT CCTGGCTGCCATCCGGGATTACAGCCCAGGAATGAGGCCTGAACAGAAGGAAGCTCTGGCAAAGTGACTGCTGGCCCCCGAACTGTTTGGGGAAGTTCCTGCCTGACCCCAGGAGCTGCTGTGGGCAGTGCTGCCCCTgcttccccacctccctctggAGAACTTTCTGCAGCTCAGCCCTCACCGG ATCCAGGCCCTGGAGGATAGCTGGCCAGCAGCAGGTCCGGGGCCAGGGCATGTCTGCCATGTGCTGCGCAGCCTGGCAAACCAGAGTGTCCAGGATGGTGAGGAGCAGGTACGCAG TCTTGGCCCCCTCGCCTGTTTCCTGAGCCCTGAGGAGCTGCAGAGCCTAGTGCGCCTGAGTGATCCAACGGAGCCGGTAGAACGGGAGTTGCTGGAATGTGCAGCCAACGGGACCCTCAGCCCAGAAGGACGG GTGGCATATGAACTTCTGGGTGTGTTGTGCTCATCTGGAGGAGTAGTGCTGAGCCCCCGGGAGCTGCGGGTCTGggcccctctcttccctcagCTGGGCCTCCACTTCCTGCAGGAGCTGTCAGAGCCCCAGCTTAGAGCCATGCTTCCTGTCCTGCAGGGAACTAGTGTTACACCTGCTCAG GCCGTCCTACTGCTTAGAAGCCTCCTTCCTAGGCACGAT CTATCCCTGGAGGAACTCTGCTCCTTGCACCTTCTGCTACCAGGCCTCAGCCCCCAGACACTCCAGGCCATCCCTAGGCGAGTCCTGGTCGGGGCTTGTTCCTGCCTGGCCCCTGAACTGTCACGCCTCTCAGCCTGCCAGACCGCAGCACTGCTGCAGACCTTTCGG GTTAAAGATGGTGTTAAAAATATGGATACAACAGGTGCTGGTCCAGCTGTGTGTATCCCTGGTCAG CCTATTCCCACCACCTGGCCAGACTGCCTGCTTCCCCTGCTCCCATTAAAGCTGTTACAACTGGATTCCTCGGCTCTTCTGGCAAATCGAAGACGCTACTGGGAGCTGCCCTGGTCTGAGCAGCAG gcACAGTTTCTCTGGAAGAAGATGCAAGTACCCACCAACCTGACCCTCAGGAATCTGCA GGCTCTGGGCACCCTGGCAGGAGGCATGTCCTGTGAGTTTCTGCAGCAGATCAACTCCATGGTAGACTTCCTTGAAGTGGTGCACATGATCTATCAACTGCCCACCAGAGTTCGAGGGAGCCTG AGGGCCTGTATCTGGGCAGAGCTACAGCGGAGGATGGCAATGCCAGAACCAGAATGGACAACTCTAGGGCCAGAACTGAATGGGCTGGATAGCAAGCTACTCCTGGACTTACC AATCCAGTTGATGGACAGACTATCCAATGAATCCATTATGTTGGTGGTGGAGCTGGTGCACAGAGCTCCAGAGCAGCTGCTGGCACTGACCCCACTCCACCAGGCAGCCCTGGCAGAGAGGGCACTACAAAACCTG GCTCCAAAGGAGACTCCAGTCTCAGGGGAAGTGCTGGAGACCTTAGGCCCTTTGGTTGGATTCCTGGGGATAGAGAGCACACGACAGATCCCCCTACAGATCCTGCTGTCCCATCTCAGTCAGCTGCAAGGCTTCTGCCTAGGAGAGACATTTGCCACAGAGCTGGGGTGGCTGCTATTGTAGGAGTCTGTTCTTGG GAAACCAGAGTTGTGGAGCCAGGATGAAGTAGAGCAAGCTGGACGCCTAGTATTCACTCTGTCTACTGAGGCAATTTCCTTGATCCCCAGG GAGGCCTTGGGTCCAGAGACCCTGGAGCGGCTTCTAGaaaagcagcagagctgggagcAGAGCAGAGTTGGACAGCTGTGTAGGGGGCCACAGCTTGCTGCCAAGAAAGCAGCCCTGGTAGCAGGGGTGGTGCGACCAGCTGCTGAGGATCTTCCAG AACCTGTGCCAAGTTGTGCAGATGTATGAGGGACATTCCCAGCAGCCTGGTCTGCAACCCAGATTGCAGAGATGGAGCTCTCAGACTTTGAGGACTGTCTGACACTATTTGCAGGAGACCCAGGACTGGGGCCTGAGGAACTGCGGGCAGCCATGGGCAAAGCAAAACAG TTGTGGGGTCCCCCCCGGGGATTTCGTCTTGAGCAGATCCTGCAGCTCGGTAGGCTCTTAATAGGTCTAGGAGATCGGGAACTACAGGAGCTGATCCTAGTGGACTGGGGAGTGCTGAGCACCCTGGGGCAGATAGATGGCTGGAGCTCCACTCAG ctccgCATTGTGGTCTCCAGTTTCCTACGGCAGAGTGGTCGGCATGTGAGCCACCTGGACTTCATTCATCTGACAGCGCTGGGTTATACTCTCTGTGGACTGCGGCCAGAGGAGCTCCAACACATCAGCAGTTGGGAGTTTAG CCAAGCAGCTCTCTTCCTGGGCACCCTGCATCTCCAGTGCTCTGAGGAACAACTGGAGGTTCTGGCCCACCTCCTTGTACTGCCTGGTGGGTTTGGCCCAGTCAGTAACTGGGGGCCTGAGATCTTCACTGAAATTGGCACCATAGCAG CTGGGATCCCAGACCTGGCTCTTTCAGCACTGCTGCAGGGACAGATCCAGGATGTTACTCCTCTTGCCATTTCTGTCATCCCTCCTCCTAATTTTGCT GTGGTGTTTAGTCCCACCCAACTATCTAGTCTCACCAATGCTCAGGCTGTGGCTGTCACTCCTGAGCAAATGGCCTTTCTGAGTCCTGAGCAGCGACGAGCAGTTGCATGGGCCCAACATGAGGGGAAGGAGAGCCCAGAACAGCAAG GTCGAAGTACAGCCTGGGGCCTCCAGGACTGGTCACGACCTTCCTGGTCCCTGGTATTGACTATCAGCTTCCTTGGCCACCTGCTATGA